Genomic segment of Nostoc sp. TCL240-02:
ACCTGTTCTTGTGTCTCACTTTCATTGGATGATTGTGTAATTCCAAAGGGAAGTTGTGCAATATCCCAACTGGGATTGCCACGCAATTTTCCATCATAGCCATTTCCAGTTTGGTCTTTTACACTTGTCCCTTGTCCTTCGTTTAATGCCCAGTAAGCGATTAATCCTTGTTCATTGCCAACTAAAGGTTGATAGCGATGCCTCTGGATTTCCACTGGGGGACAAGGGTAATTCCAGACGCTAATGTTAGCTAACTGACCGGTGAAATATATGTTGTTGTGTAAAGTCGCGCCCAGAGTCACAGAACTCGTTGCTTTGTTTAAAGAGTCACCTGTGAAGTAGCCAAAGTACTCATGCTCATCAATATATATACTTACTTGCCCCTTGTTAAAAACAATAGCAAAAAAGTGCCATTGTCCGACAGTTAATTCTCCATTGCCAAAGGGTTTGATAAACTTTTCAACATTCTCATCAATGTATATATCTAGGTTCCCTGATTCACTGATGCCAAACTCAAAATTATCACTATATCGATCTGAAGAACGAGCGAAAAAAACGTTGCGCGTTCCATAAGTGGTGGCTTTATCTGTTAGTTGATGAGGATTCACCCATCCTGAAATCGTAAAGGCTGAACTTCCTTGAGCAAAAACACCACTAAAATCGTTTTTGCCAAAATCTATGTAATCATCTTGACCATCAAATGTTAGTACTGATTGGCTATATATCTGGTTTGTCACAAGATTTTAATCTCCACAAAAAAATAAATTTGTAATTTTGCTTTCATACTTTACGGTAGAACTAGCCAGGAATACTATTGGCATTACCCAGTAATATATCAATCCGTTTAATGATTACTTTAAACTCACCTGCATTAAAACGCTGGCTAAGTTGCGTTGCAGTTTTATGAATAATTTCTTTATCTACTGGAATCAAATAATCGGGATTTACTTTCAAATTGTTCACAATTTGAGTGCGAATTTCTTTTACGAGACTCACTAAGTTCCTTGCTACTTTAGTTACAATCGGCTCTTCTGAGTTAATCACAAACTTCATTGAAGACAAATCCCAATTGTTTCGATTGATATCGAAAGCGCGATCGCAAATGAGGGAAAATGCAAAAGTCTTGAGGCTTGAGCCCTAGCTTTTTCAATCCAGCTAAAACCCGTTGGGCATCTTGCCACAGTTCCTGATAAGACTGAACTGCTAAAAATATACGTGATGGAACTACATAATCAACTAACTCCTGTTTTAAGTTTTCTGTCTCTCTTTCTATAACTATACAATCGTCTACAGTGAAACTAGACCGAGTAGGAACTTCTATTTCTCTATATTTAAAACTTAAATTACTGGAATTTTCTAAAAGCTGATTATAATTATGTAATTGCATTAGCTTTTATATCCTTATTAAAGTCCCCTTTGAGATAATTAGTATTATCTTGCTGTACGTTGGTCGACCTAAGTGTTGACAATTTTACAGTTTGTATAAAAGCTATTCCTCAATGATTTCAATTTTTTTTAGATATCGAACCTCTTTAGTATCAGTAATCATTGCTACACTAAGTTGATTTTTCAGTTTGAGTTTTAGCTCCTCTGTAATCGGTAAACTTTGAATTTCTTTGAGGATAAATATCACAGATTCGGTTTTGCTACGTTCTGTATAGATGCCTTTAAGAATGGCTTCAATTCCATATCCCGTTACAGCATCTCCTACTAAAGTTACTAGACCTAGCAGGGCTATACCTCCAACGATGCCAAATGGCCCTCCCAAGGCTGTCAGAGTAGCTGCGACAGCAGCAGAACTCCCCCCTGTTGTTACCGTTAGAATCACGAGTATTACACCAGGAAGACCCAGACCAGCAAGTTTTTTAACTATGTCATCCATTATAATAATTACCTGAAATCCTTACACTTGGATGCTGATGAAAACACTACTTAAGTATCTAATTCAGAGAAATATTTTCATAGAAATAACATATTCTCTATGGAAGCAACTATCTGTTTAAATAATAGCTCGTAATATATCTCATTCCTATACTAAAGATATTTTTGGGTATCTTTCCGATACTATATTCAACGCTCGGAAATGCGTGAAATTTATTTAAGGTTAATAAAATTTCGTTAGTCTGATTATAAGAATAAATCCGGTATAAATATCAGCAATTAAATTTAACATACTCAAAATAATCTTTAGTATTTGCTTTTCTATTTATACTGGTACAATTGCCCCGATACCACCTCTATTCATAACAAATTTTATATCTTTGATTGGTGTGACCTCCATAGTTTTTGGGGGAGATTAGGGATTCATTATGAGATAATATTTACGGTTATTCCTACTATTTAATATCGGACAAAACTTTTCTTATGATAGATTTCCACAATAGATTTATTAAAGTAGACTAATTTTCAATTTAATAACTGCATTTCAAAGAAAAAGCTGAACTTCAGCCTACAAATCATCTCAGCTTTATCTACAAAATGCAATAGCAGTTAAGACAGTTAAGGAGATAGTTAAGCGAATAGTTAAGATAGCTAAACAGACAGTTAAGACAGTTAAGACAGTTAAGCGGACAGTTAAGACAGTTAAGACAGTTAAAGAGATAGTTAAAATTTTTAAAATTGCTAATTACACAGAAGTTACAGTTAGTAACTTCTGTGTAATTAGGTAAAGAATTATGCAGATTTCCAGAGGTAATTGCTTTTTTTCGTCCCTAGGGGCTACCGCCTCATACATACACTTAATGAACTACTCCGCCCATCCAAAAAGATGGACGGGGTTTCTGACGCTTCATTTGTTACTAGTCCGCTCCAATTCCTGATCGTCCCAGGATACAGGGTCTTCTAATGGTTCCAGATGAGTTGTGATGCTGCTTTTTGGCAATGCTTGAATGATGCTCAACTCAATTGCTTCGCATAAATCATGTCCTTGCTGCACTGTCCATACTCCAGGTACTAAAACATGAAAGGAAATAAACCGACGTGTTCCAGCAATCCGAGAACGCATTGCATGGAACTGGATACCTTGGTGTTCATATTTACTGAGAATAACCCGGATTGTCTCTATTTCTTCAATAGGCAAGGCAGTATCCAGTAATCCAAAAAAGCTTTCTCGTAGCAAACTAAATCCTGTCCAGACAATATTGACTGCTACCAACAAAGCGATGATTGGGTCAAGTATTAGCCAACCTGTTACCTGAACTAAAAAGATTCCTACTATAACACCACCCGAAGTCCAGACATCAGTAAACAGGTGGTGAGCATCAGCTCGCAGTGTAATCGAACGCAAACGTCGTCCCGCTTTTAGCAAGACAAAAGCAACTCCTCCATTGACTGCTGTTGCCAACATTGATAGAGCCAAACCCAATCCCACTTGAGCGATCGCTTCTGGATGCAGTAATCTTCCCCAGGCTTCAACTGCAATACTGATAGCTGCAACTATAATCAACGCACCTTCTGCTCCACTGGAAAAATATTCTGCTTTAGAATGCCCAAAGGTGTGTTCTGCATCGGCTGGTTTGGCAGCATAAGTTACTGCCCACA
This window contains:
- a CDS encoding cation diffusion facilitator family transporter, encoding MSGRTVRSYAFLSIGAAIVTIALKFGAYLLTGSVGLLSDAIESCVNLAAALIALWAVTYAAKPADAEHTFGHSKAEYFSSGAEGALIIVAAISIAVEAWGRLLHPEAIAQVGLGLALSMLATAVNGGVAFVLLKAGRRLRSITLRADAHHLFTDVWTSGGVIVGIFLVQVTGWLILDPIIALLVAVNIVWTGFSLLRESFFGLLDTALPIEEIETIRVILSKYEHQGIQFHAMRSRIAGTRRFISFHVLVPGVWTVQQGHDLCEAIELSIIQALPKSSITTHLEPLEDPVSWDDQELERTSNK